CTGGAATATACATAACAGATTAGTAACAAATATTAGTCAAATAAACAATACGTTCTGTGAACATCACATCTGGCTCTGTCAATGCCTGTCCAAGGCATCACATACCTGAGTGAGGAATGTAGCGGGCAGCACCTATCTTCTGAGTCCTCTGCTTCCATATGAGCCACTGTTGAGGGATGGCTTCCTGCAAACACAAAGATGGAGAGGGAAAAAAGCGGCTTTGGTAAATATCAGAGCTGTTAACATGAAtatacattaatttattttaaaggGGGACAATTGATATTTAAGGAGGCCCCCACCTTGTCCAGGCCCTGTGTCAGTAAGACCCACATGAGCAGTTCCATGGCTGTCAGGAGGTTGGGCATGTGGCGACTCCTCCATGCAGCCTGGAGGTCCTCCAGAACTTGAGCCACAGCCTCCCCAGGCCACACACTTTGCTCAGGTTGGGCTCTCAGGTCCTTGGTCCAGTTGATGATGGTCCTCTTAGCGTTCTCCATCTCATTCTCACTGAACAGGTCCTGCTCCCTCCACTCGCTCTCCTCTGGCCAGCCATCCGACTGCATTGGCCTCTTCTGCTGACAACAGGTGAAGACTCATTCAACACGTGTTTGGAGAAAGTCACCTGCAagctatacagtatatattaataGCTGTTACAGTATATTGGCTCCTGCTCTCCATACCTTGCTCTCCAGCAGAGACGCCCACTCCAGGATGAAGGccctgcaaagaggagtgggccaGATGTCCTCTAGTTTCCAAATGTTCCCCAGCACCTCAGACCTCTGCAGAGAGGGCATAGACAAGTGGGGGATTTAGTAGACTTGTTTATCCTCCAAACTAGGCCTGACAATGGATACTTGAATAATGGATGTTACAAAAGGTGTGTATATATTTCAGTGTACCTGGCACACTCGATTGAGATCTCTAGCCAGCTCCACTATAAACAGCTGATTCTCTTCCAGTGGCTCTCTCTTCTCATTCTTCGCCCTCTTGCGAGATTCCTGACAGACAAAAAAAAATAGTGAAAAGAGTTAGCCATAGAGCACATAAAGTAACAAtgaaatataaatattaggaaATGAGGAAAGGAAACGGATTTAGGACAGAAATTTGTGTTTTACTAGTGCTTTAGAAAGTAATAAGGTCAACCCAGAAAAGGACCTTCTTGGTCTTATCAAAATGCACACCATGCTCTTCTCCTGTCAGCAGGAAAGAAAGAGATCTCCTCTCTCCCATAACCCCCCTGACAGCATCTATTATCTACCCAACAATACCCTCATTTACTTGTTCAGACAATCAAAttaaactaaatcaaatcaacagTCCGTGCAGGTTCTTGGCCCTTCACTGCTGCTGTCTCACCTGCCAGCAGTAATCTGTTTTCCCTGGGGTTTTCCATACCACTCACACACATgtcaactttgatttgatttgttttaaatATAAATCAAACTACAGAAACAATTAAAACCTATCTACTTGAGTAAGCATGTGACTGGTGACGCTACCATGACAACCCCTACACAGCCGTTTCAAGGTCACTTTCCTTTATGATAAAATCTCTGACCGTAGCAAAAAAGAttttaacaaaaaaaacatgtaaatGGGGTTTTTGTTGTTTGGAGGATTTTAATGCATTACAGGAGTGTGACCTACTGTACCTTAAGCTTGACTGTGATGCTCTTGACCGGCTCGACTATAAAGTGGAAACACTGCATCATCTTGGAAACTGTGCTGAGCCTCTACAAAGAAAAAGACAGATAAAATAGCATTATAAAAGTACCTTGACAGACAGGGAACCTCTACTTGACAGAATATACACTACCCGTGTAAGGATTTCAGATTGACAGGTGCTACTGCTGAACTAAAACCACACCACTGATCTGATTCCGTGGTAGCAGGACCACCTACATTCTCTAAGGGGGCTCAAATGGTTTGAAATCTAAAACTACCCCTGCCCTACTTTCATTAGAAATGTGTCAGCTGTTACACCCTACTGCCCTATATTCTGTCCCGAGTCAAGTTAAAAGGAATAACGCAGCTCCACTGTTAAGATTGCTTTAAATCGTTAATCATAGGGCAGAGGACAGGCAACATATGGCTAATCGTACTGGACCAAATCATAACAGCAACACCTCTGTGGTCATCATAACATGAAGGATACCTCCCCTTTGGAATCTTTAATGATACTCTGACCTAGTTATTGTGTGGATGTTATTCAAGTCATATTATCATTGTGAGGTAAGCAGGGGGTCCTACCCACTTATAGAGCCTGGGGCATCAACTGATCAGTAACTTGGTTAGGATCAGTGATGAGTCAGAGCAGAGGTTACTTGGCCCTCTGTAACGTGACTGGCCCTGCATGCTCTTTGCTGCTGTCTCATCTGCCAGCAGTAATGTGTTTGGCCTTTGTTTTTccataacacagacacacacaaacacaccttgtGGGCTAAGCCAGTAAGTCTGCTGTCAGCAGCAGGGTAAATGTGGCACGTGAGTTAGGTCAGTGTGCCACTGAAGCCCTTAACAGATTACCTAGGAGGACTTCCAAACAGGGTTTAAGGTCCTGATACAGCCAAGCACAAATAGATAGAGAATGGCAAGCACAATATAGACCAAATAATAATGACTGATATTGCTAAATGAAATGCATATTCATCAGCACACATTGTGGAGAGCAAAACAAGGTGGCATTTGTTATAAAATTCATGGTAAACTCATGTCAACCTTTAGTAATagaatacaaataaatacaatggAAGGAAATGGAATACAATGCAACAAAAATGTGAGTAGGCAAATTAAATCATGAAAACAAAAACAGGAAACATTGTTCAGGTATTCAGAGTAGGCCTATGTGTATTGCATCTTTTGTTTGATTGACAGTGACCCAGTTACAGACCAGTCAAGACACACGCAGTCTGCGCACAAAGTAATGAGCAGGGTCGTGTGACTTTGCGGCACTGCCAGAGAGCTTGATCCTATATATCCTTGGTTGACATTGCAACATGTCGAATTTTGCACTATGCATGATGGTTCATTTATTTTTGCGACACTAAACAATGCCATGCTGTTATGTGACGTCTGTGGACTTTCATGCAATCGAAATTAATGTATTATATTTTATGGAAAATTTGACACAATCATGCAGTTGAGTCGTACAAACTTGTTAGACATACCTGTCACAATGTTGTAATGTAAGCCGATTGGTGTCTTCTATACACAGGAGTAATTCTACTGGAGAACAAGTTGACTGTATGCTGCAGTATGACTGACCTTGTTTACATACAAGATTTTCCTAGGAACGAAGATGGTTCGGCTCTCTCCGTTTTCTGAATCCGAAGGCAGACAAACAGCGCCGCCATGATTGTTGTGGAACGGCGGGCTGTCTAGCTTCcgcctatcctttctttggattggtggatacatagCATTATTGTAATCCCGTTTTGAATATTCGATGAGGTttgttgacgtcaaccgcctgtattcaatggagagagatacTACGCTACTAGCCTAATTTCATGAATATGCATGACCATCAACGTGTCCTTCTTATATCAGTAGAGGAGAAtgaaggtgtctgtaatataataaacgtggtaaaaacaaatgtagacttttaataaatgcatttctatagcttccaaaatatttttactccattgggggagtgccaagatggaggcaagGTGGCATCAAAACagccaaatcaaatgtatttctcacatacacatggttagcaggtgttaatgcaagcgtaacgaaatgcttgtgcttctagttccgaccatgcagtaatatctaacatgtaatctaacaagtaattccacaacaactaccttgtacacacaagtgtaaaagaatgaatacgaatatgtacataaaaatatataaatgagtgatggccgaacggcataggcaagatgtaatagatggtatagagtacagtatatacatatgagatgagtaatgtaggttatgaaaacatataaagtggcattgtttaaagtggctagtgatacatctaattaaatcaagatggcaagatgcagtagatggtatggcgtacagtatatacatatgagatgaataatgtaggttatgtaaacattatctaatataaataatataaagtggcaagtgataaattgattacatcaattttcccattattaaagtggcttgagttgagtcagtatgttggcagcagccactcaatgttagtgatggctgtttaacaagctgatggccttgagatagaagctgtttttcagtctctcggttccagctttgatgcacctgtactggcctcgtggttgctgtccttgatgatctttttggccttcctgtgacatcgggtggtgtaggtgtcccgaagggcaggtagtttgcacccggtgatgcgttgtgcagacctcactaccctctggagagccttacggttgtgggcggagcagttgccgtaccaggcggtgatacagcccgacaggatgctcttgattgtgcatctgtaaagatttgtgagtgtttttggtgacaagccgaatttcttcagcctcctgaggttgaagaggcgctgctgcgccttcttcaccacgctgtctgtgtgggtggaccatttcagtttgtctgtgatgtgtacgccgaggaacttaaaactctccaccctctccactactgtcccgtcaatgtagccCTGACAGCCCTGACatcatctagtgtgtgtgtgtgtgtatatatatatatatatatatatataaactgatGGCCTTAGCGTTGACTTAGCcctgtttcccaaaagcatcttcaTGATTAGCTTTGCCTTAAGATGCTTTCGGGAAACCGGGCTCTGTTCAGTACATTGTAAAGGCATCCTCTCTGTAGTATGAACCAGTGTTCACTACTTGACATGAGAATCTGAGTTTCAGAAGCTGAGTAGTTAACTGTGATATGTTTCAGGTTACTTCAAAAACAAGTTCCATCACAACATGGCTAAAGAGAGAATCCATGTATCCattagtttcaagttttaatgtcacatgcaatTAAATGCCTTCCTTGCAAGCTCCAAACCCatcaatgcagtaatcaatatcaatgtagcactaaaaataacataaggtagaaaaaaaacacacaagaaataaaaataagaacatgagaaagtaagaagctataaacagggtcagttccaatatcatatttacaatgtgcagggatactggagtgatagaggtgtgtgtgtgtgtgtgtgtgtgtatatactgaacaaaaatataaacgcaacaatttcaatgattttactgagttacagttcacataaggaaatcagtcaattgaaat
Above is a window of Salmo salar chromosome ssa03, Ssal_v3.1, whole genome shotgun sequence DNA encoding:
- the LOC106601418 gene encoding butyrophilin subfamily 1 member A1 isoform X2, producing MMQCFHFIVEPVKSITVKLKESRKRAKNEKREPLEENQLFIVELARDLNRVCQRSEVLGNIWKLEDIWPTPLCRAFILEWASLLESKKRPMQSDGWPEESEWREQDLFSENEMENAKRTIINWTKDLRAQPEQSVWPGEAVAQVLEDLQAAWRSRHMPNLLTAMELLMWVLLTQGLDKEAIPQQWLIWKQRTQKIGAARYIPHSVWDWISNAAVEISLDLDTANPDLLISNDEKKMRCGFERKDVPNYHQRFDGWWCATGVEGFNSGRHYWEVEVGERDFRLGVAKESALRKGFKSLNTDTGYLTLRLERGTELKALTVPFTALPPGLIPRKVAVYLDYDQGQLSFYDVDSRSHIYTYNESFNEKLFPLFGTTEIIKDLVIKSPGSKAFCLCPSLCLWG
- the LOC106601418 gene encoding butyrophilin subfamily 1 member A1 isoform X1, whose protein sequence is MMQCFHFIVEPVKSITVKLKESRKRAKNEKREPLEENQLFIVELARDLNRVCQRSEVLGNIWKLEDIWPTPLCRAFILEWASLLESKQKRPMQSDGWPEESEWREQDLFSENEMENAKRTIINWTKDLRAQPEQSVWPGEAVAQVLEDLQAAWRSRHMPNLLTAMELLMWVLLTQGLDKEAIPQQWLIWKQRTQKIGAARYIPHSVWDWISNAAVEISLDLDTANPDLLISNDEKKMRCGFERKDVPNYHQRFDGWWCATGVEGFNSGRHYWEVEVGERDFRLGVAKESALRKGFKSLNTDTGYLTLRLERGTELKALTVPFTALPPGLIPRKVAVYLDYDQGQLSFYDVDSRSHIYTYNESFNEKLFPLFGTTEIIKDLVIKSPGSKAFCLCPSLCLWG